A region of the Exiguobacterium aurantiacum DSM 6208 genome:
CGGGAGATCCCACAGTCTGTCATTAAAAAATCGCGCAGCGGGACGTTCGTCTCCGCGACGCGATGCAGCGTAAATCCGTACATCGGTTACTTCCCTTCTTCAATGAACGACTCGCGCACTCGTCTCCAGAACGGGAACGGACGGAAACGGGCGAACGTCACTTTTTCTTTCGCGACCGCACAGCGGATCGATCGGACGTTCGACCATGACAACGCTTCTTGATGGTCAAACGCCAGTTCGAACTCTGTTTTCGTGTGCGGCGCGATCTTCACTTGATGATGTTTTGGCAAGAGCAACGGCGACCCGATCGTCCGATAGACGAGGTTGTTGATCGACGCCATCTCCGTCACTTGAATCGCCTCGATCGACGGATGGACGATGGCCCCGCCGAGCGCCTTATTATAGGCGGTCGATCCCGACGGTGTCGAGATGCACAACCCATCCCCCCGGAACGTCTCAAAATAGTCGTCTCGAATCGACAAGTCGCAGACGAGCGTCCGCTTATAGTTTTTAATCGTGCACTCGTTCATGGCCAGTTGCCGTTCGGTCGTCCCGTCCTCATAATCGATGAGCACCTCGACGAGCGGGTAAGAGACCGGCTCGAACGATTCGCTCGTGATCATGTCCGTCAATTCATCGAGCTCGTCCGGTTGCCAGTCGGCATAAAACCCGAGATGTCCCGTATGGATGCCGACGAGAAGCACGTCTTCTAAGCGGTCTACATATTCATGGAACGCTTGCAACATCGTCCCGTCCCCGCCGACCGACACGACGATGCGCGGTTCGTTCGACTCAGAATGGCCTGCCGCTGTCAACTTGTCCGTCAACTCACGCGCGATGTCAGCCGAACGCGCGTCTCCCCTTGCCACAATCGCAAACTGCATACTCTCTGCCCCCTAGTCTTGGTCCGTTTGGACGTTCATTTCTTTATCCCGGAACACTTGCTGTGCGTCTTGAATCTCGACTCGGAGCTGGCTCATTTCGGCGTCGAGCAAGAAGGCCGCTTCGGCAGCACGGCGTAGCCGTTCCTGCACTTCTTTCGGCATATCTCCGTCGTATTTATAATTGAGCGAGTGTTCAATCGTCGCCCAAAAGTTCATGGCGAGCGTGCGCACTTGCACTTCAACGAGCGTCGGAAATTCACCATGAATCGTCTGGACCGGGTATTCAATGATGATGTGGTACGAGCGATACCCTGATTCTTTTTGGTTCGTGATGTAGTTGCGTTCTTCGACGATTTTAAAGTCGGTCCGATGGTGGAGCAGTTCGAGCACATGGACGATATCGTCGACGAACTGGCACATGATGCGCAGACCGGCGATGTCCTGCATCTCGGTCGCCAAGTTGTCGTAGGCGATATGCTTCCGTTTCGCCTTCTCTAGGATGCTGCCAAGAGGTTTGACACGTCCCGTGACGAACTCGATTGGAGAGTGCTCGTTTTGTGAGTTGTATTGCTTACGAATCGCCTTGAATTTCACTTTCAGCTCGTCGACCGCAATTTGATACGGCACTAAAAATTGATCCCAATCCATTGATTGCATAGGCTGTCACCACTTTCGTTCGTTTCGGAAATTCGTGCTTTTTTCCGTATGTATCCGATAGTATGGTATCATAAACGAACAATTGTTCATAGAATGGAGCGACGACAAATGACCCAAGAAGTGGAAATTGAATTTAAATCGATGTTGACGAAAGACGAGTACGAGGCGTTGCTCGACGCTTATCAACTGGCTGACCAAGTGAAATGGCAAGCGAACGACTATTTCGATACACCGACGTTTGAACTGCGCAACCATGGCGCGGCTTTACGGATCCGCGAGAAGAAAACCGGTCTCGTGCTGACGCTCAAGCAACCTCACGATGTCGGACTGCTCGAGACGCATGCACCGCTCACTGATGAAGCGGCAGAAAACCTGTTCAAGTACGGCATCGTTCACGATGAACAGATGAAAGAAGCGCTCGCATCATTCAACCTGACCGGTCCGCTCGAACACCTCGGACGCCTCGAGACGAAACGGGCCGAAATCGAGACGGCAGAGGGGTTGCTCGTCCTCGACGAAAGTAATTATTTGGAGATTCGTGACTATGAAATAGAATTTGAAGTGACGGACGAGACAGCCGGGCGGATCGCCTTTGAGCGCTTGCTCGCCAAACACGGCATCCCGCTTCGTCCCGCCAAAAATAAAATCGTCCGGTTCATGGAAGAAAAGATGAGCCGGAGTGAAGGTTGAGCAGATACATTGCCAACCTTTTTTTGTCGTTGCTACAATGAGCATACGATATATTTGATTCTGTTTACGAGAGGAGGCGACACAATGGAACTTGAACAATGTAATGAGTCATCCTGCTCACTGGAAGAAACTCCTATCCAAGTCACATATAAACCATTAGAGTTATTCTATTTCGTGGATATATCGGACCCAGATGGACTTCACGTGATGACACTCATTAAAAAGCTCGAGCTCGAATACGGTCATCTGATTCGTTTTCGAATGGTCTCGACAGTTCCGAGTTGTGTTGGCGGATGTCAAGAAGAGGTTCGCCTTCTCACGATGATCAAGGCTATGGAATTACAAGGGAAACGTCATGCGATGCGTTTTTTGCGTCACTTGCATATTAACGACATTTTTTTGAACAAAACGACGCATGACGCTGATTTATGGGAAATCGCTCGCTCGTTTTCCGAATATGGTCTCGACATCGATGAGCTGGCGGCTGACATTCAGTCCAACCAACTGTTAAGCGCCCTCGCCGTCGACCACCAGATTTTAAAAGACTGGGAAATCGAGACGCTACCGGCGCTCACATTCGTCACGCGTGACGAGGCGCTGAAAATCGAAGGCGTCTATCCTTACGACGTCTATCAAGCCGTCATGGCCGAACTGCTCGGCTACGTCCCGAATCGCGAAACCGATTGGGACGTCGAAAAAGTGCTCGGTCATTACGACGCCTCGACGATCACCGAACTCGCGTTCATCCTAGAACTCGAGAAGCCGGTCATCGAACGAGAATTGAAAAAGCTGTCGCTCCAGCAACGTTGCCGCCCCGTACCCGGTTGCAGCGGACAAGCCTGGGCGACGAAAAAGTAATCCGAAACGAAAAAAAGCCCACGGCCGGGGAGCCGTGGGCTTTTGACGTCTCAAGCGGGGACAAGAGGCGTCAATCTCAACACCCGGGGAAGGTGTCGAGACGGGAGAAAGTTTACGGTCAATAAAGGGGTTTGTGATTGATTTCACACTTATAATATACCGAGCAACGTCTGTATTGACAAGCTGTATGTTCACTTTGTCACATAATGTTCACGCAACGTGACGATTATGAGAACAAGAGCGACTCCATCTCATCGAGGACAGACTCAAATTGATCCAACGCCGCTAGAACAGGTGCCTTCGTCGTCATATCGACACCAGCCGCTTTCAGCACTTCGATCGGATAATCGCTCGATCCCGCTTTTAAGAACTGATCGATATAACGGCGGACCGCTGGCTCCCCTTCTTCCATGATCTGCTGTGACAAGGCCGCCGATGCCGAGATGCCCGTCGCGTATTGATACACGTAATAGTTGTAGTAGAAGTGCGGGATGCGGGCCCACTCGTAAGCGATTTCTTCATCGATAACAATCTCGTCGCCGAAGTAACGTTTGTTCAATTCCAAGTACGTCTCGTTCAAGTATTCCGGTGTGAGCGAGATCCCGTCTTGGGCCGCCCGGTGAATCATATGCTCGAACTCGGCAAACATCGTTTGACGGAACAGCGTGCCGCGGAACGTCTCAAGCTGGTTGTTGAGCAGGTATAGACGTTCGGCCTTATCCGTACGTGTCTTTAACAAGTAGTCGTTCAAGAGCGCCTCGTTCGTCGTCGAAGCGACTTCGGCCACGAAAATCGAGTAATCTCCGTAAGGATACGGCTGTGTCGCCCGTGTGTAATGGCTATGAACCGAGTGCCCGAACTCGTGGGCGAGTGTGAACAAGTTGTTGACGTTGTCTTGCCAGTTCATCAAGATGAACGGCTGCGTGTCGTACGCGCCAGACGAGTAGGCGCCGCTGCGCTTCCCTCGCGTCTCCCGGACGTCCACCCATCGCGAGTCGAGTCCATCTTTGACGATTTGAACGTACTCGTTGCCAAGCGGGGCCAGACCGTCGACCATTAAGCGCTTCGCTTCTTCATAAGAGATTTTCATCTCTACGTCTTTGACGAGCGGTGTATACAAGTCGTACATATGCAACGCATCGACACCGAGCGCCCGTTTGCGGAGCGCGACGTAACGGTGCAACAAGTCGAGCCGCTCATTCACCGCTTCGACGAGCCCGTCGTATACCGATTCCGGGATCGCGTTATGATGAAGCGCCGCTTGGCGGGCGTTTTTAAACTTTCGGACCGTCGCGTAGAAGTTGTCTTTTTTCACACTCCCTGACAGCGTCGAGGCGAACGTGTTCAAATAGTCTTTATACGTGCCGTACATCGCCTTGAACGCCGTCTCGCGCACGTCGCGGTGGCTTGACTCCAAAAATGTGATATAGCGGCCGTGTGTCAGTTCAACGTCTTCGCCTGCCTCGTTCTTCACTTTCGGGAATTTCAAATCGGCGTTGTTGAGCATGCCGAACGTCGAGCTCGATTGCCCGAGCACGTCTCCCGCCTGGGCGAGCAACGCTTCTTCGGCTTCCGTCAAAACGTGCGGACGCTCTTGGGCGAGCTCATCGAACGCGTGCCGGTAGACACGGAGTTCATCATGCTCGTTCATGAACGCCTCGATCCGACTTTCCTCGATCGCGAGCAGTTCCGGTGTCATAAAGGCGAGTTGCGCCGAAATTTGGGACGCTAGCGTCCCCGCCCGATCGTTCAACGCTTGATAATGGCTGTTTGCCGTATCCTCGTCATAACGCATATGGGCGTATGTATAGAGTTTATGCAGTTGGCGCGAGAGTTCGTCCCGCAGGCTGAGCGCGGCATAAAGCGTGTCGGCCGAGTCCCCGAGCTTCCCTTTATATTCCATGAGCGCCGGCACGTTCGCTTTGAGCGCTTCAAAATCCTGCTCCCACGCTTGATCGTCGGCATAAATCGTCTCTAAGCTCCACGTCTCTTCGACGGGCACTTGTTGTCGTGTTAGTACGTCTGACATATGTCCACTTCCTTTTCTCAGTTTGTATACGATTTCGCCATAAATCGCTGAAACCCTTGAAACAATCGAACATCGCTTTGCAGCGCCGCCTCGAGTGTCCTCGGCACGGGCCACTCCTTCACGTCGGGCGACACATCGAACACGTTCAAGAGTTGTTTCCATTGTACTTCAAACACTTCAAGAAAGTCGCTTGTCGGGGTCACGCCGAACTGGAGGCATGTCTTCTCTATGCTCCACTTCACCGAATCGTTCGGGAACGAGCGCCGATTCAAATATAAGACGACTTGAAAATCGAACGGGTGAATGTGGATTCCCCAAAGGGCCGGAAGCGGCAAATAGCAACACGTCGGCAGTAGCGAAGGCAACATCCCGAGCGGATAGAGCCGCTCGAGCACCAAACGTCGATAAACGGCGGTCGGATAAGGCGGCGTGACGCGGCTCCTCCTGACACGTTGCGTCCAGCGGTGAGCGTCAAACCGATAATACGGCTCAAACGGGGAGGCGTTAAAATTGTCTACCGGGACCCAATTCCCTTGCCCCCTCCTAAGTGAAGTCGGACAGCCGACGAACCGGTAGAGTTGACGCCCGGCTGGAACGAAGAGCGCGTGTTTCCGTGCCAGTTCAGCCCGCATCCACGGTGAGAAAGCTGGCACCGGATCTGGCCGCATCCCGCTCGCGAGCCAGACGACCTGAAAACCAGCACCCGTGTAATGCGCTGTCCGTTGCCAGTACGTCTCGGCGTCGAGCGGCGAGGCCTGTACTTCGACGATGAGCGTCTCGGTGTCGTTTGACGCCACCAAATCGGCCCGTCTCCCGCCGACGGTCACTTCTTGGTCGACGGCATAACCGCGTTGTTGCAACCATTGCCTCACGTTCCATTTATCCTGTTGGTGACCCGTTGATTCTCCGCGTCCACATGAATGGACGTGAGCGAAATGAAGACGACGTTTCACCCCTTCCTTCAAGATGACACGTTCGTGACAGTCCGGGCACGAAAAAGGGGCAAGCGCTTCGATTTGCCTCCGGTTCGTGATCCGGGTGTCCACGTACTCCCCTGTCCGACCGATCGCATATCGCATGTCGCTTCCCCCTTATAATAATGGTGAAAACATTCGAGCCAACGACTCGACTAACTTGATCAGAAATGGCCGTTCTGAAAAAGCGGCCAAGTCTAGTTCGTGTGACCCTTCAAAATCTTTGTACAAGTCTTGTTTCAGTTGATGGACCGAGTTCGTATTATAGAGGAGCGCGTTCACTTCAAAATTCAAGTGAAAGCTCCGAAAGTCCATGTTTGCTGTCCCGATCGTCGCGAGCCCATCGTCTACGACGATGACTTTTGAATGCATGAACCCTTCCTCGTATAAATAGATTTTTACCCCGGCGCTGAGCAGCTCCTCATAATAGGAGCGACTCGCATAAAAGACGATCTTATGGTCCGGATAGCTCGGCAGCACGATGCGGACGTCGATGCCAGAAAGTGATGCCGTCTTGAGCGCGCTCATGATGTCCTCATCCGGGATGAGATAAGGCGAGGAGATATAAACCGACTTCTTCGCCGCGTTGATCAAAGCGAAGTAAATCGATTTCATCGTCTCGTACGGCTCATCAGGCCCGCTCGCGACGATTTGAACGCCGCCGCTCGCGCTCCGGACCGTCTCGAGTGGCTCGAGATAGAACGGCGTGAACAGCCGTTCCCCGGTCATGTAGTACCAATCTTGTAAAAAGATGAGCTGTAGCTCTGACACTCCTTCACCTCTGACGTACAGATGCGTGTCGCGCCAAAAACCAAACTTCGAATGTTCCCCTAAATATTCATCGCCGACGTTCAGTCCTCCGGTGAACGCCTCCGTCCCGTCGATGACGACGACCTTTCTGTGGTTCCGGTAATTCGTCTTGCTCGAGACGAGCGGCAAGACGACCGGGAAGAACGCTTGCACATGGACACCCGCTTGGCGCATCTCATCAAAGAAGGAGCCACTCGTATGAATCGATCCGACCGCATCATAGAGGAATCTCACTTCGACGCCCGATCGTGCCTTGTCGATCAAGATCCGCTGAATTTCCCGAGAAATACGGTCTTCCCGAAAAATATAGTATTCGAGGTGGATATGGCGTGTCGCCCCTTTTAACGCCGGCAACAGCTTGGAGAACTTCTGTTCACCGTTCGTCAAGATTTGCGTGTACGTGTTCGACGAGACCGGCAACTGATTCAGTGACGACGTCAGATGCATGAGCTTCTCATAATCGTCATGTGTGAACATGAGGGACGGCGAGAGCGTCATCGCCTTTTGCCGGTAAGCGAGGTACGTCTCTTCGTCAAGCATCGCCTTCTCTTTGAACATACGTTTCCGGCGATAGTTTTGTCCAAACACGAAATAAGCGAACAAGCCGACGACCGGGAAACCGATCATGACGATTGCCCAAATGAGCGTCCGCTGCGGATTTCGGTTCTCGAGCAAGATGACGAGCAAAATGCTGAACGTCGTCAAAAAGACTAGAATCGAGAACAAGCCGATCACTTGCGAGCTCCAGTAATATGATAATACGGCAATGAGTCCTGCGAGCAAAATAAGGGATAAGAGTACTTGTATGCGTCGCAACATATTATAAGCTGACCTCGTTTCTGTCATGTATTATCATTAATTATACAACGTAACGTCATTATTTAGAGGGGAGCGGAAGAAATATGGGTACTTTTCTCATTACCGGGGCGACGAGCGGCATCGGACGTGCCGTCGCCTTGCGTTTAGCGGAGGACGGCCATGACGTGTTCGGCGTCGGACGGGACGAGGCACGAGGCGAAGAAATCGAGGACGCCTCTCCTCGCATCACGTTTTTAAAATGTGATTTATCCGAACCAGATGAAGTCGAGGCGCTGATGGATGGTTTGAAGGACCAAAACATCACGCTAGACGGCTTGTTCAACAACGCCGCCACGTTCGGCCGCCCCGGGACACC
Encoded here:
- a CDS encoding NAD kinase, with amino-acid sequence MQFAIVARGDARSADIARELTDKLTAAGHSESNEPRIVVSVGGDGTMLQAFHEYVDRLEDVLLVGIHTGHLGFYADWQPDELDELTDMITSESFEPVSYPLVEVLIDYEDGTTERQLAMNECTIKNYKRTLVCDLSIRDDYFETFRGDGLCISTPSGSTAYNKALGGAIVHPSIEAIQVTEMASINNLVYRTIGSPLLLPKHHQVKIAPHTKTEFELAFDHQEALSWSNVRSIRCAVAKEKVTFARFRPFPFWRRVRESFIEEGK
- a CDS encoding GTP pyrophosphokinase, translating into MQSMDWDQFLVPYQIAVDELKVKFKAIRKQYNSQNEHSPIEFVTGRVKPLGSILEKAKRKHIAYDNLATEMQDIAGLRIMCQFVDDIVHVLELLHHRTDFKIVEERNYITNQKESGYRSYHIIIEYPVQTIHGEFPTLVEVQVRTLAMNFWATIEHSLNYKYDGDMPKEVQERLRRAAEAAFLLDAEMSQLRVEIQDAQQVFRDKEMNVQTDQD
- a CDS encoding CYTH domain-containing protein translates to MERRQMTQEVEIEFKSMLTKDEYEALLDAYQLADQVKWQANDYFDTPTFELRNHGAALRIREKKTGLVLTLKQPHDVGLLETHAPLTDEAAENLFKYGIVHDEQMKEALASFNLTGPLEHLGRLETKRAEIETAEGLLVLDESNYLEIRDYEIEFEVTDETAGRIAFERLLAKHGIPLRPAKNKIVRFMEEKMSRSEG
- a CDS encoding DsbA family protein; translation: MELQGKRHAMRFLRHLHINDIFLNKTTHDADLWEIARSFSEYGLDIDELAADIQSNQLLSALAVDHQILKDWEIETLPALTFVTRDEALKIEGVYPYDVYQAVMAELLGYVPNRETDWDVEKVLGHYDASTITELAFILELEKPVIERELKKLSLQQRCRPVPGCSGQAWATKK
- the pepF gene encoding oligoendopeptidase F, whose translation is MSDVLTRQQVPVEETWSLETIYADDQAWEQDFEALKANVPALMEYKGKLGDSADTLYAALSLRDELSRQLHKLYTYAHMRYDEDTANSHYQALNDRAGTLASQISAQLAFMTPELLAIEESRIEAFMNEHDELRVYRHAFDELAQERPHVLTEAEEALLAQAGDVLGQSSSTFGMLNNADLKFPKVKNEAGEDVELTHGRYITFLESSHRDVRETAFKAMYGTYKDYLNTFASTLSGSVKKDNFYATVRKFKNARQAALHHNAIPESVYDGLVEAVNERLDLLHRYVALRKRALGVDALHMYDLYTPLVKDVEMKISYEEAKRLMVDGLAPLGNEYVQIVKDGLDSRWVDVRETRGKRSGAYSSGAYDTQPFILMNWQDNVNNLFTLAHEFGHSVHSHYTRATQPYPYGDYSIFVAEVASTTNEALLNDYLLKTRTDKAERLYLLNNQLETFRGTLFRQTMFAEFEHMIHRAAQDGISLTPEYLNETYLELNKRYFGDEIVIDEEIAYEWARIPHFYYNYYVYQYATGISASAALSQQIMEEGEPAVRRYIDQFLKAGSSDYPIEVLKAAGVDMTTKAPVLAALDQFESVLDEMESLLFS
- a CDS encoding competence protein CoiA, which produces MRYAIGRTGEYVDTRITNRRQIEALAPFSCPDCHERVILKEGVKRRLHFAHVHSCGRGESTGHQQDKWNVRQWLQQRGYAVDQEVTVGGRRADLVASNDTETLIVEVQASPLDAETYWQRTAHYTGAGFQVVWLASGMRPDPVPAFSPWMRAELARKHALFVPAGRQLYRFVGCPTSLRRGQGNWVPVDNFNASPFEPYYRFDAHRWTQRVRRSRVTPPYPTAVYRRLVLERLYPLGMLPSLLPTCCYLPLPALWGIHIHPFDFQVVLYLNRRSFPNDSVKWSIEKTCLQFGVTPTSDFLEVFEVQWKQLLNVFDVSPDVKEWPVPRTLEAALQSDVRLFQGFQRFMAKSYTN
- the cls gene encoding cardiolipin synthase produces the protein MLRRIQVLLSLILLAGLIAVLSYYWSSQVIGLFSILVFLTTFSILLVILLENRNPQRTLIWAIVMIGFPVVGLFAYFVFGQNYRRKRMFKEKAMLDEETYLAYRQKAMTLSPSLMFTHDDYEKLMHLTSSLNQLPVSSNTYTQILTNGEQKFSKLLPALKGATRHIHLEYYIFREDRISREIQRILIDKARSGVEVRFLYDAVGSIHTSGSFFDEMRQAGVHVQAFFPVVLPLVSSKTNYRNHRKVVVIDGTEAFTGGLNVGDEYLGEHSKFGFWRDTHLYVRGEGVSELQLIFLQDWYYMTGERLFTPFYLEPLETVRSASGGVQIVASGPDEPYETMKSIYFALINAAKKSVYISSPYLIPDEDIMSALKTASLSGIDVRIVLPSYPDHKIVFYASRSYYEELLSAGVKIYLYEEGFMHSKVIVVDDGLATIGTANMDFRSFHLNFEVNALLYNTNSVHQLKQDLYKDFEGSHELDLAAFSERPFLIKLVESLARMFSPLL